The segment GCCCCGACGGTGGTGATGCCCACCGCCCCGCCGCCGCCGCTGCCGGCCGAGCGCCCGCCTCCCGCGCCGCGCCCCGCACGAGTCGGCCGTGCGGCGGCCATCGGGGGAATGCTGGCGCTGGTGGGCGGCGCCGTCGTGTACGGCGTCGGCGGGATGGGGGGCGGCGACCCGGCCCCCGCGGCATCCGACTCCACCACCATCGCCCGCACCGACAGCGTCGCGCCCGACAGCGTGCAGGTGGACACGCAGCAGACGACGCTCGGTCAGCCGGAACCCGAACCGATTCCGCCGTTCACCGACAGCGCGGGCGTCTTCGAGGAGCAGCCGCCCGCGACGGAGCCCGCGCCGCCGGAGGGCGAGCCGGTGTACGACGTCGGCTCCCTCGACGAGACCCCCGAGCTGCGCAACCGCCGCGACGTGGAGCGCGCGGCCCGGCGCAGCTATCCGCCCTTTTTGCGCGATGCCGGGGTCTCGGGCGACGTGATCGTCTCGTTCGTCATCGGCCAGGACGGCAACGTGGAGCCCGAGTCGATCCAGATCGTCAACGACGTGCACCCCGCCTTCGCCGACGCCGCGCGCGCGGTCGCGCAGCGGATGCGCTTCACCCCGGGCAGAATCCGCGGCGAGCCGGTGCGCGCGCAGGCGCAGGTGCCCATCAACTTCCGCGCGGAAGACTGACCGCGCATCGACAGGAGAACGACTTGGAATACCGCGCGCTGGGACGTTCCGGGCTGCGGGTCAGCGAGATCTCGCTGGGCTCGTGGCTCACCTACGGAAGGACCGTCGACGACGACGTGACGCGCGCCTGCATCCTGCGCGCGTACGAGTTGGGGATCAACCTCTTTGACACCGCCAACGTCTACCACACCGGCGCCGCGGAGGAGTCGCTGGGCCGCGTCATCCGCGAGCTGCCGCGCACCGACCTGGTGATCGCCACAAAGGTGTTCTTCCCCATGGGCCCGGGTCCCAACGACCGCGGGCTGAGCCGCAAGCACGTGACGGAGCAGTGCCACGCGTCGCTGCGCCGCCTGGGCGTGGAGTACGTGGACCTCTACCAGTGCCACCGCTTCGACCCGGAAGTCCCCGTCGACGAGACGCTGCGCGCGCTGGAGGACCTGGTGCAGTCCGGCAAGGTGCTCTACCTGGGCGTGAGCCAGTGGTCGGGCGAGGAGATTCGCGACGCGGTGGGGATGCAGGAGCGCATGGGATGGCACCGCCTGATCTCCAATCAGCCGCAATACAGCATGCTGGAGCGGACCATCGAGGACGAGGTGATCCCCGCGTCCGAGGAGGCCGGCGTGGGGCAGATCGTGTGGTCGCCGCTCGCGCAGGGCGTGCTGACGGGCAAGTACCGCCCCGGTGCCCCGCTCCCCCAGAACACGCGCGGCGCCGACCCGTCGTCCAACTCCTTCATGGACGCGCTCCTTCAGCCGCCCGTGCTGGAAGCGGTGGAGCGCCTCCGCCCCATCGCGGAGGAGGCGGGGATCAGCCTGGCGCAGCTCGCCCTGGCCTGGGTGCTCCGCCAGCCGAACGTGGCGAGCGCCATCGTCGGCGCCACGCGCGTGGAGCAGGTGGAGACCAACGCCGCCGCCTCTGGCATCCGCCTGGACCCCGACGCCCTCCGCCGCATCGACGAGGCGCTGGAGGAGGTGGTGCGCAGGTAGCCCGACGACTTCCCGGGGGCATGCGCAACCCGCTCAGTAGTGGTGTCTTGCCTGGAGGAAGTCGATGCGCTCGTGCTGAACGAGATAGACGAGCCGATGCTCTGCGGTGAGCCTGCGAGACCACGTACCGGGAGCCAGATACTTCAGCGGCTCGGGCTTGCCAATCCCGCTGAACGGGTCTCTGAGAATCGCCTCGACAAGATCGAGCGCGCGCAGAGCAACTTTGCGGTCGGTCTCAACCAAGTGACGCAGATCCTCCCGGAATTCCGGGTGGAACACCGCCTCGCGCTTCAGGCCTACTTGCGGTTGCTCCTTACGCACCGTCGCCCAAGCCGATGTCAGTGCGCAGGGCGTCCACGGTCTGCGGTGTCTCGGAGCGCTCCAGCGCGCGCATGAGGGCGCGCAGGAGGCGCTCCGCATTCTTAGGGGAGCGCAGCAGATACGCCGTCTCCTCAAGGCTGCGAAGCTCCGACGCCGCCACGAGCGCCACGTCCTCGGTGCCGCGGCGGTGGATGATCACCGTCTCGCGATCTTCGGTGGCGGCATCGCAAAGAGCGGCGAACGAGGCGCGTGCCTGGGTGTACGTCGTTTCGATGGCCATGGTGGACTCCTG is part of the Longimicrobium sp. genome and harbors:
- a CDS encoding aldo/keto reductase family protein, which gives rise to MEYRALGRSGLRVSEISLGSWLTYGRTVDDDVTRACILRAYELGINLFDTANVYHTGAAEESLGRVIRELPRTDLVIATKVFFPMGPGPNDRGLSRKHVTEQCHASLRRLGVEYVDLYQCHRFDPEVPVDETLRALEDLVQSGKVLYLGVSQWSGEEIRDAVGMQERMGWHRLISNQPQYSMLERTIEDEVIPASEEAGVGQIVWSPLAQGVLTGKYRPGAPLPQNTRGADPSSNSFMDALLQPPVLEAVERLRPIAEEAGISLAQLALAWVLRQPNVASAIVGATRVEQVETNAAASGIRLDPDALRRIDEALEEVVRR
- a CDS encoding Txe/YoeB family addiction module toxin; amino-acid sequence: MRKEQPQVGLKREAVFHPEFREDLRHLVETDRKVALRALDLVEAILRDPFSGIGKPEPLKYLAPGTWSRRLTAEHRLVYLVQHERIDFLQARHHY
- a CDS encoding type II toxin-antitoxin system prevent-host-death family antitoxin encodes the protein MAIETTYTQARASFAALCDAATEDRETVIIHRRGTEDVALVAASELRSLEETAYLLRSPKNAERLLRALMRALERSETPQTVDALRTDIGLGDGA